In the genome of Desulfuromonas sp. DDH964, one region contains:
- the larA gene encoding nickel-dependent lactate racemase — protein sequence MPGFLLKYGRQSLQAEIAGGQLLTVADRGATAEPEATIRAALAAPIGTLPLSRILQPGESVAIVTSDITRYTGSELYLPLLVAELESAGIRRADIVVVIALGIHRKQTPAEHARTLGPLFGQLRVIDHDCDDPAQLVDLGPTAEGLPVQINRTVMSADRVIVTGTIGVHYFAGFGGGRKGLVPGVASRATCMATHFMVFNPPEIGGKHPLAAPAVLAGNPVHAAILAAARKVQPDFLFNTVLTPDKRIAGVFCGELEEAHRAGCDFARRLYTVPVEQPADLAVISCGGWPKDLNFIQAHKALDYGVKALRDGGTAILLAECADGFGNPTFFDWFRYQELDAFEAALRNRYEINGQTAHATLDKARRYRIILVSAFTGEQTGRMGMEKAADLDAALRMAYERLPAAPRTVVIPDGGTVLPVTITR from the coding sequence ATGCCCGGCTTTCTCCTCAAATACGGCCGCCAGTCGCTCCAGGCCGAGATCGCCGGCGGCCAGTTGCTGACGGTCGCGGACCGCGGCGCGACCGCCGAGCCGGAGGCGACGATCCGCGCCGCTCTCGCCGCGCCGATCGGCACCCTCCCCCTCTCCCGCATCCTTCAGCCGGGGGAATCGGTAGCGATTGTCACCTCGGACATCACCCGCTACACTGGCAGCGAGCTCTATCTCCCTCTGCTGGTTGCGGAACTGGAAAGCGCCGGGATTCGGCGTGCGGATATCGTCGTGGTGATTGCCCTCGGCATTCACCGCAAGCAGACTCCTGCCGAGCACGCCAGGACCCTCGGCCCCCTCTTCGGCCAGCTTCGCGTCATCGACCACGACTGTGACGACCCGGCGCAGCTGGTCGACCTCGGCCCCACCGCGGAAGGGCTGCCGGTACAGATCAACCGCACGGTGATGAGCGCCGACCGGGTGATCGTCACCGGCACCATCGGCGTTCACTATTTCGCCGGCTTCGGTGGCGGCCGCAAGGGGCTGGTGCCGGGGGTGGCGTCGCGCGCCACCTGCATGGCGACCCATTTCATGGTCTTCAACCCGCCGGAAATCGGCGGCAAGCACCCCCTCGCCGCTCCGGCGGTACTCGCCGGCAACCCCGTCCATGCGGCGATCCTCGCCGCCGCCCGCAAGGTGCAGCCCGACTTCCTCTTCAACACCGTCCTCACCCCCGACAAGCGGATTGCCGGGGTCTTCTGCGGCGAGCTGGAGGAAGCCCACCGCGCTGGCTGCGACTTCGCCCGCCGCCTTTATACCGTCCCGGTGGAGCAGCCGGCCGACCTGGCGGTGATCTCCTGCGGCGGCTGGCCCAAGGACCTCAATTTCATCCAGGCGCACAAGGCCCTCGACTACGGGGTCAAGGCGCTGCGCGATGGCGGCACCGCCATCCTCCTCGCCGAATGCGCCGACGGCTTCGGCAACCCGACCTTCTTCGACTGGTTCCGCTACCAGGAGCTGGACGCCTTCGAGGCGGCGCTGCGCAACCGCTACGAGATCAATGGCCAGACCGCCCACGCCACCCTCGACAAGGCGCGCCGCTACCGCATTATCCTGGTCAGCGCCTTCACGGGCGAGCAGACCGGCCGCATGGGGATGGAGAAGGCCGCCGACCTTGACGCCGCGCTGCGAATGGCGTATGAAAGGCTGCCCGCTGCGCCGCGGACGGTCGTCATTCCCGACGGCGGCACGGTGCTGCCGGTGACAATTACCCGCTGA
- a CDS encoding FAD-binding oxidoreductase, translating into MLESHIITELKTLVGAANVSTENADLICYSYDATQQQFLPEVVVHPGSTEEISAVIKLANREKIPVFPRGAGSGFTGGALPTKGGIVLVTERLDQILLIDEENLVATVQPGVVTEQFQQAVEKVGLFYPPDPASLKFSTLGGNVAECAGGPRCVKYGVTKDYILGLEIVTPTGDIIRTGGPTMKGVVGYDLTKLMCGSEGTLGVITKIVIKLLPLPEAKKTMLVLFDSIDGAAQAVSAIIRGKIIPTTLEFMDAATIDCVRKATGLQVPDAARAVLIIEVDGDADVIDRQAAKIAEIIQPLGVVETRIATTAAESEALWQIRRSVSASLRKVNPDKFNEDICVPRSKVPEMIRKVDAIAGKYNIPIVNFGHAGDGNIHVNVMIDKKVPGELEKAEQAIEEVFRGALELGGTMSGEHGVGIAKAAYIPLELSPEASEYMKTIKRALDPNNILNPGKIFLDN; encoded by the coding sequence ATGCTTGAATCACACATCATCACCGAACTTAAAACCCTGGTCGGCGCCGCCAACGTCTCGACCGAAAACGCCGACCTGATCTGCTATTCCTACGACGCCACCCAGCAGCAGTTCCTCCCCGAAGTCGTCGTCCACCCGGGCTCCACCGAGGAGATCAGCGCCGTCATCAAGCTCGCCAACCGCGAGAAGATTCCGGTCTTTCCCCGCGGCGCCGGCAGCGGCTTCACCGGCGGGGCGTTGCCAACCAAGGGGGGGATCGTGCTGGTCACCGAGCGCCTCGACCAGATCCTCTTGATCGACGAGGAGAACCTGGTGGCGACGGTCCAGCCCGGGGTGGTCACCGAACAGTTCCAGCAGGCGGTGGAGAAGGTCGGCCTCTTCTACCCGCCCGATCCGGCCTCGCTCAAATTTTCGACCCTCGGCGGCAACGTCGCCGAGTGCGCCGGCGGTCCGCGCTGCGTCAAGTACGGCGTGACCAAGGACTACATCCTCGGCCTCGAGATCGTCACCCCGACTGGCGACATCATCCGCACCGGCGGCCCGACCATGAAGGGGGTGGTCGGCTACGACCTGACCAAATTGATGTGCGGCTCGGAAGGGACTCTCGGCGTGATCACCAAGATCGTCATCAAGCTGCTGCCGCTTCCTGAAGCGAAGAAGACGATGCTGGTCCTCTTCGACTCCATCGACGGCGCAGCGCAGGCGGTCTCGGCGATCATCCGCGGCAAGATCATCCCCACCACCCTCGAATTCATGGACGCAGCTACCATCGACTGCGTGCGCAAGGCGACCGGCCTGCAGGTCCCCGACGCCGCCAGGGCGGTGCTGATCATCGAAGTCGACGGCGATGCCGACGTCATCGACCGCCAGGCGGCGAAGATCGCCGAGATCATCCAGCCCCTCGGCGTCGTCGAGACCCGCATCGCCACCACCGCGGCGGAGAGCGAGGCGCTCTGGCAGATCCGCCGTTCGGTCTCGGCTTCCTTACGCAAGGTCAACCCCGACAAGTTCAACGAGGACATCTGCGTGCCGCGCTCCAAGGTGCCGGAGATGATCCGCAAGGTCGACGCCATCGCCGGCAAGTACAATATCCCGATCGTCAACTTCGGCCACGCCGGGGACGGCAACATCCACGTCAACGTCATGATCGACAAGAAGGTTCCCGGCGAACTGGAGAAGGCAGAGCAGGCGATCGAGGAGGTCTTCCGCGGCGCCCTGGAACTGGGCGGCACCATGAGCGGCGAGCATGGCGTCGGCATCGCCAAGGCGGCCTATATCCCGCTGGAGCTTTCCCCCGAGGCGAGCGAGTACATGAAGACGATCAAGCGCGCCCTCGACCCCAACAACATTCTCAATCCGGGGAAAATCTTCCTGGACAACTGA